From Synoicihabitans lomoniglobus, the proteins below share one genomic window:
- a CDS encoding CPBP family intramembrane glutamic endopeptidase, translating into MIGRTGGKWWMAALFTVPMVYAVGIAVFFLTGGQTDYINYLVVVLLPVFFLTAIVFGPLAEELGWRGFGVAHLLETRGVFTTSIMVGTVWTFWHTPLFWAGSGTSISGMPISLITILLHFAFVTGVRFLHTWVFKNSGSVLMAFVLLASTNGTGTALKYFTPNLSDPEYYQIFTIAIAAVWSLVLIGALVTRSRTRGGNDREI; encoded by the coding sequence TTGATCGGGAGAACCGGCGGCAAATGGTGGATGGCGGCACTCTTCACCGTTCCCATGGTCTACGCCGTCGGAATTGCGGTCTTTTTTCTCACCGGGGGGCAGACGGATTACATCAACTATCTGGTGGTCGTCCTGCTGCCGGTCTTCTTCCTGACCGCGATTGTTTTTGGGCCGCTGGCGGAGGAACTGGGCTGGCGCGGATTCGGCGTCGCGCACCTGCTTGAGACGCGTGGCGTTTTTACCACGAGTATCATGGTGGGGACGGTTTGGACCTTTTGGCACACGCCCCTGTTTTGGGCGGGTTCGGGAACCAGTATCAGCGGCATGCCGATTTCCCTTATCACCATCCTGCTCCATTTCGCTTTCGTGACCGGAGTTCGTTTTCTCCACACGTGGGTGTTTAAAAACAGTGGCAGTGTTCTCATGGCGTTCGTGCTCCTTGCGAGCACCAACGGCACGGGCACCGCGCTCAAATACTTCACCCCGAATCTTTCGGATCCGGAATACTACCAGATTTTCACCATCGCCATCGCCGCAGTCTGGAGCCTCGTCCTGATTGGTGCCCTCGTCACCAGGTCAAGGACGAGGGGCGGGAATGATCGTGAAATCTGA